The following proteins come from a genomic window of Primulina eburnea isolate SZY01 unplaced genomic scaffold, ASM2296580v1 ctg1459_ERROPOS7100000, whole genome shotgun sequence:
- the LOC140820789 gene encoding uncharacterized protein, with protein MREGRGQDGPREHAEPRRRTNEDNHPTRGMIHMISGGATDGDSGRARKAHGRRLENFEISRGADLTQDPVISFGPDDLRGIVAPHNDALVVTATVANYDVARIFIDNGSSVNILFKSALDKMKVEGFEFEPISTPVYGFAGHAIPPLGQIVLPLSLGHKPRPVTKMTTFIVVDTPSAYNGILGRPALKDFRAVASTYHKKLKFPVKKEVGVLCGDQRVARRCYEWIVKEEGKRARLEVNMIRK; from the coding sequence ATGAGAGAAGGTCGAGGTCAGGATGGCCCTCGGGAGCACGCGGAACCGAGGAGGAGAACGAATGAGGATAACCACCCTACTagaggaatgattcatatgatctcggggggtgctactgatggaGATTCCGGGCGAGCGCGAAAGGCGCATGGGAGGAGGTTggagaattttgaaatatctagGGGTGCGGACCTAACCCAGGATCCTGTCATCAGTTTTGGACCGGATGACCTCCGAGGCATTGTGGCTCCTCATAATGATGCCTTGGTGGTAACGGCCACCGTTGCCAATTACGATGTGGCACGaatatttattgataatggaagctcTGTTAATATCCTGTTCAAGAGCGCTTTGGATAAGATGAAGGTGGAGGGATTTGAGTTCGAGCCAATCTCTACTCCTGTATATGGATTTGCAGGACATGCCATCCCACCGCTCGGTCAGATTGTCCTTCCTCTATCTTTGGGACATAAGCCTCGGCCGGTAACAAAAATGACAACATTTATTGTGGTGGACACCCCATCCGCTTACAATGGAATTTTGGGGCGACCAGCCCTAAAGGATTTCAGAGCTGTAGCGTCCACGTATCATAAGAAGTTGAAGTTTCCTGTAAAGAAGGAGGTTGGAGTTTTATGCGGGGATCAGAGGGTCGCGCGTCGCTGTTATGAGTGGATAGTGAAAGAAGAGGGGAAGAGAGCGCGTTTGGAGGTTAACATGATTAGGAAATGA